GGGCCCGCTGCTGCTCGTCGGTAAATGAGGAGCGCAGCACCAGGTACGCCCCGTAAATGAGCATGGCAATGGCCGCGCCGTTGAGCTTGGGGTCGTTGGTCCACCACGTGCCCCAGGTGTACTTGGCCCAGATGCTACCCGTGGCCAAACCCACGCAGCCCATCAGAATGCCGGTGCGGGCCGCTTCGTGGGAGCGAATATCCAGCTCGGGCGTGGGGTTGCGCAGGTACTTGATGGAGTACACTACCGAGGCAATCAGGATGAAAGTCATGCCGAACCACATCGGCACGTGGAAGTACAGGTTGCGGATGGTTTCGTTGAGAATAGCCAGCCGGGGCACCGGCATCAGCAGGCCCGCCACTGCCGTATATAGCAGCAGCACCACGGCCAGGGCTTTCCACCAGTTGTTTTTCATGAGCAGCAATAGATTAAAGCCTGGCGCGCCAAGGCGCGGGGCGCAAGAGTAACAGGCAAGGAGGCTGATTTGTCACAACCCCACCCACGAACTTCTCGTTTAATGCCGCCCCGGTTTTGCATTAGCTGCGCCATAAAAAGGGAAACAACAGGTAGGACACGGCACTCACAATCAGGTTCAGAGCTACCAGCGTGAGCAAGGAGCTGCGGCTGGCGTCAAATTCGAGGCCGTCAAGGGCATTTTTGGATACTTTGATGAGCAGCAGCAGCATGGGCACCATCAGCGGAAAGCCCAGCACGGCCATCAGGGTACTGCTGTTGGTAGCCTTAGCCGCAATGCCCGACACCAGCGTGAGCGTGGAGGCAAAACCCACGGCACCCAGCACCACGTTGGCCAGAAACAGCGGCAGGTTCTGCACGGGGTTGCCCAGCACCAGGGCGTAGAGGCCGAATCCTGCCAGGGCCAAACCCAACAGCAGCAGGGCGTTATACACAATCTTGGCCATGATGACGGCCTGGGGCTGCACCAGGGTATAGTAGTAGAGCAGGCGGCCCCGGCTTTCCTGCAAGAAGCCTTTGGCTACGGCGTTGACGGCCGTAAAGAGCAGGATAATCCAGAACAGGGCGTTCCAGGCCGGCACGGGTAGCTCCCCGCCGCGCAGGGCAAAGCTCAGGTAGCACACAAAGACGGTGCTGCCCACGTAGAGCAGCATGCCGCTGAGGGCCGCGCGCTGCCGCCATTCCAGGCGGAAGTCCTTCTGAATCAAATACCAAATCTCGCGGAGGAGCATCGCGGCACAGCGGCTGGTGAACGGGGCCGCAAAGATACAACCCAACCTCCGGATAGGCCTCACCTAAGTTCATTATTCGCCTTGGCGCCGGCCACCAGGCATTTTTGGTGGCATAAAAAAAGCCTTCTACCGGTGGCAGAAGGCTTTTTTGGCAAGTATCCGGGCTTACCAGGCCACGGCAAACTTACCGGCCGTGGTAGCACTTTCCTG
The sequence above is drawn from the Hymenobacter chitinivorans DSM 11115 genome and encodes:
- a CDS encoding cytochrome c biogenesis protein; this translates as MKNNWWKALAVVLLLYTAVAGLLMPVPRLAILNETIRNLYFHVPMWFGMTFILIASVVYSIKYLRNPTPELDIRSHEAARTGILMGCVGLATGSIWAKYTWGTWWTNDPKLNGAAIAMLIYGAYLVLRSSFTDEQQRARISAIYNIFAFATAMPLFYILPRLTDSLHPGAGGNPAFAKYDLDDNMRLVFYPAVIGWTLLAFWLAQVASRIALLKQKVYEKQLA
- a CDS encoding heme exporter protein CcmB, encoding MLLREIWYLIQKDFRLEWRQRAALSGMLLYVGSTVFVCYLSFALRGGELPVPAWNALFWIILLFTAVNAVAKGFLQESRGRLLYYYTLVQPQAVIMAKIVYNALLLLGLALAGFGLYALVLGNPVQNLPLFLANVVLGAVGFASTLTLVSGIAAKATNSSTLMAVLGFPLMVPMLLLLIKVSKNALDGLEFDASRSSLLTLVALNLIVSAVSYLLFPFLWRS